The DNA region TAATTATATCATCTATGAGTCATTCAAAGGGCAACACTGgaaactgacaaacacacaaatgattGTGACTTTGAGAAACGTTTAGTATTACAACTTGCTGAGCACTTTATTCGGCAGTACAAAACTATATCGCAACAACATGGATACAATGGGACATTTTACTCCTCGAATGTGAgtccttgcacacacacaaaaaaatacaaaagacacacacagtctagAGATTATCTCCTGCGTGGGTCTTCATATGAATAATTAAATGAGAGCGCCGAATGAATCTTTTCCCACAATCGGTGCAACTATACGGCCTCTCCCCCGAATGAGTCTTCATGTGGCGCGTTAAATTAGACTGAGCGCTGAATTTCATATGACACACAGTGCAAATGTAAGGTTTCTCGCCAGTGTGAATTATCGTGTGCTTGATGAGATCCGCTTTCTCTCTAAAACTTTTACCACAGTCAGTACAGCTGTGAGGTTTCTCTCCCGTGTGGATCCGTATGTGAGCGTTCATGTTTCCAACTTGTGTGAACCCTCTGCCACAAAAACTGCACGTGTGCGGCTTCTGTCCGGAGTGAGAGTTCATGTGAGTCTGCAGGTAGGAGCGCTGGATGAAGCTTTTACCACAAACACCGCAGCGGTAAGGTTTCTCTCCCGTGTGCGTCTTCATGTGGCGAGTCAGAATCGATTTAATCCTGAAATTCTTGTTGCAAATGCTGCAGGTGTACGGCCTCTCTGCTGTCTCATGCTGTGGTTGCTTCCTGTTTACACCCGAGTAAACCCCTCCAGCGTCTCTCCATTCATCGTCACTAACTTCACTCATGTCAGCGTCACTGCTCGAAGCATCGCCGTCTTCTTTATCAGGTTCTGATTGAAACTGTCCACATGAGCTGCCGCTGGGCAAACAGTCTCCTTTGTTTTCCACTTCTTGGTCGTGATGTGGATCCTGTCTTCCATCTTCATCATTCCTTTGCACATAAACTATATTGAACATTGAGTCTTTGGTGTCAGCTTCCTTCTGCTGCTTTTCACCTGCCTGAGCGGTCCACACTTCgtcctccagctcttctttAATCTGCGGGGGCTCCTGGTCATCCTCACTCGGGTCTGTCTTCCTCTCACAGTGATCCTGCTCAGAGGGAGCGTCCTCTTCCTGGACAGAGGGCTGCAGGGGGGCTGGACAGGATCACACAGGAGAAAACAATTCATTTAAGCTTTAGTTTGatcaaatattttcatttgggAATATTTAGCAGgaagaaaattaaaatgcaatcaAGCACATAAAAATATCAgaattttctttctaccaaacaaCAACGGGTGCACTGACGCTTGTCTTTTAATTAACGCTGCTGATTAGTTAAATCAACAGAAACATAACCACCAATCTTTTTGGATAATCGGTTAgtttaagtaatttttcatgcaaaaatggcagaaaatgttgttttcaaccTTTTTTTGCAGCTTTTTAATGGCTGCCTGTTTGTGAAAGGGTCTGCTTGTGATGATGTCCTTCCAAACAAAAGTGGATAAaagcaaatatataaaatgtatatcgGCTTGCAAACgctatgaaataaaaaatcagTTTAGAGCCAATATGTCCTTTAAGCTTAATTTCAGCACACATTTAGTTACAACCTTTTGTATTATGACATCATGTACATTTcatggtttaatatgtacaaCGGTCCATCATGTCTTTAATGGCGTGATAGATAAAGCTGGTTAAAGGTCATCGCAGGCCACCATTTATCCTAAATGAACAGGATAGCACCTCAGGCACAGTATTGCGTACTACAAATCATATTTAGGCCTATCTTtgccagctgcaacattattacattattattaataataataataataataataataataataatacattagacttgtagagcgcttttcttgtaactcaaagacgcttttatTGATATGCATTGATATTCAAATATAATTTACTCTGGGCCATTCTGCACAATGactacttttggtactttaagaaTACTTCAATGGTAATACTTTTAGTTAAGTAAGATTTGATTGCAGGTTACTTGATTACCTGTAGAGTAACACACTTCTAGAGTATTTTCTACACCGTGGTATTGATACTTTAAAAAGATTGaagtacttcttccatcactccATAGTAAAATATGTCTCTTTTTGATAATAAAGTATCAAATAAACTGTCCCCAAACGCTTTTGCGTGCCCTTTTTACTCCATCCATCCCTTTTTCTTCTCCAACCTGACGTGCCTGAGAGGAGGGAAGGCTTTAGCATCCACGTTGTGTTGCCTATAGATCATACCAAggtaacaacaacacacacactggcacattTAGCCAGTGACAGCCATTTTGCATCCCCTCCCCCTATAGGGATGCAAAATGGCGCTACTTGCTGTCTCCTGTGTAACCAGTGTTTAGGGAGTGGCAGAGAAGACAAAAGGCTTTTTAACAAACATAATTGTGATTAAATCAGCAGTTTCGGCGCTGCCTGGAGGGTAAAGTTCACCTGAGCACTTACCTTTCCGTGCAGCCAGCCTTCTTCGGTGTTGGTCGATCTCCTGCTTTGATCGGAAAACGATCTCCTCGTAGTCTTTAAGAGTTGTTTCAAACATGCTGAATATTTCCTCAGCGGCGGCTTTCAGTCTCTCATTGACCAAAGCTTTTAGTTTCTCTTTCTTGAACATTTCTGCGGGTGACAGAAGACCTCCAGTCTGTTTACTGAGGGACACGAGACGGGCTGCTCACTGGGTTGCCAGATATGACGAGAGAAACAAGCAATCTCATtcctttaaacatatttattcaaattaaaattatatttaaaaagttgtGCCAACGAGAACACTAACTCGCCTTGTTTGGAATAATACGGGGTTAAAGCCCTAAAAAAAggattaataatatttatatattaaaataaatcattaagcTATCAGGTCTGTGCTCCACTGCCCCAAACAtaattatctatttatttatttaagtaccttggacaaaatgtttttattttatgttatagaTTCTACATTAATAAAGTGTAGGTTATATGTGCAAGTCAAGGGAATACATGTGATTTTAAAGTGCCAGAAAATCCACTAGAAATTGGactttaatgtgtattttggtaCATAGGCTGACAATTATTCAAACACCTTCATATAATTGATTGAATTGGTGAATGTATGAACTTAACACACTAGGAAAGGAGCAGACAGTGAAGTggacattgtttttttaatttaaaaaaatgtgctaaacatgcttaaaaaaacaatttgccTGTAAGGATAATAAGCAGCTCTATGGAAAAGCATAATAAAGGGACATGGCAACACAAGCTGCTGACTGAAACTGAGGCACACAATGGACCCGGACTCTCTGCACGAGCTTTGCTGCCACCCACCGGCcatgaaacaaaacactgacaaatGATCTGATCAGTGGTTTTAGCCAGTTTATATAATTATGTGGATATTCACTTTGCAAGTTTTAGTGTGAAAGACTTTAACTGGAACAAGCTCACAACTGTTTCATTTAGTAAAACTACGTATACCTAAATGCCCACCTGTCTGCCTTGGCTACAATAAACcagatttatatttgtttgacCAGGAGGTGGGAGCAGATATCCAAGTTAAACCTACAGTCTATGattgaaacacaaaaacacaagagagAAGTTTTTAATCAACGTTTGAGACACTTGACTGGCTGTATGATATTAATGATTactgcatttttatttgacacttaaaaaatatattttgagtaATTATACAAATTATGCAGTTTTGATGATTATTTGTTGACCTAAAATATGTAACGAGATatactgatttatttttgaaaatgttttcttctataaatccacaaaaatatataatatatttaacttGCACATTATTGTTAATTGTTACGGGCTGCTCACTGGGTTGCCAGATATGACGAGAGAAACAAGCAATCTCATtcctttaaacatatttattaaaatgaaaattatatttaaaaagttgtGCCAGCGAGAACACTAACTCGCCCTGTTTGGAATAATACGGTGTTAAAGCCCTAAAAAAAGGATTAATcaagcttttatttatatattaaactaaatcaTTAAGCTATCAGGTTTCAGTAAAAAGTAAtccacaaaaatatataatatatttaacttGCACATTATTGTTAATgaggaattatatttattttttgaacttattttatttctattagcTTGTTCCTCTGTGTCCCAGCCAGGCTTTTGAAACATACCAGAGATACCATTCATGGTATTGTTAGTTTAGACGTGAGGATTAAAGTCCTCAATCTCAGTGGTCAGACAATAACATACCAGTTGggggcccacacacacacacacacacacacacacacacacacacacacacacacacacacacacacacacacacacacacacacacacacacacacacacacacacacacaactcagccATAATGTAAACTTTACATGCCAATGTGACGGATGTTTCCAGACCCCACACCTATCTCCTCTTAAAGTCCAGATGAaatttacatgttttgttcCCCACAGTCACAGAGTTTTGGCATCTGGTCTGTGTCCTCAGCTGTTagtcaaatggaaaaaaacctAGTAAAAGTAAGCTTTTACTGTAAAGTGGATATGCTCACAGGTGGCACTGAATATTTCTGGTGCTCATCCTGACACTGTGTCCTGCGTGTTTACTGTGAACGGGTATAGtataaacacatgcaaaagAGTTCTCAGAAATGAAGTTTGGGAAATAGATATTAATCATATTAAGTTACGTAATAGTCTGTATGGTACAGAGATCCTGTTTCCAACTGAATTAAGTACAGAAGGTCTACTGGAACAACTActcataataacataatatataccAGATTGCTCTGCCTCTGTAGCACCACTATCAAAACACTGTTACATAACTACAGTTACCAGAGACATGTTTACGTTGCCTCTCTTCCTGCAGGttcagctgtcagtcaaacatCATTCTAGTGtcatttataacatttatatataaagagtAGTGTTACTCTAAATAAAAGACACAGGTCTAGTCAATTTACTAACAATTAAGGCTCTAAAGTAACAGCAAATATGCTGCAGTCCTTTTTTGGAGTAATGTTCAAGTTGTAAATATCAGCAGATCTCCTTATTTCCACAGTTTCATTATTCATTTCTTGGACATTAACTGCTATACAAAAGAGATTAGtataatatacatactgtataatataatactcGACTACATGAGTAACTGCGCTCTAATGAGTTGACTCAGCTGGCAACATTGAGAGTGACTTCACTCTAATGGGACAAGATAATGGCGTCATAATCACGAATAGTCACATTGgagtctgtctttgtctcagaTGATCAAAATTAGCGAAGTTATTTATTGTAGATTTAGAAAAAGACTTGCACTATTCATATCTATTTGCTTTTTTTGGAAGATAAAAAACAAGATCATGGTTTGACTCAATCAAAATACACTTTGATTCTAATTGGTTTGATTGCAGTTTGCAGAATTCACAGTGCTAATGTAGAATTTGACTTTTAGGTGGCGCCTGTTATGCCTTTGAAATCTATTCATATGAATTTGATACAGAGCTGTCATTTATACACTGCCGCTGAAATTATATTGTGAAATAGTGGAAGCAGCCGGATGAGTGTCGTCCACTGAGGATGACAGGCAGTAAACTCTGGTGTTGACTGCATATTTAGTGCACTGactcatccattcattcatgtCCCTGCCTCACCACCACATTTACAAAGGTCAAAGccaaagtgaaagaaagaaaagagagaaaaggacagagagagatgctTTGTCTTTTGTAGACTCATTAGCATCCTTAATTTAACAAAGCACCAGCATGCCTAGTGACTAGTTTGACCTTTAAATCTTTATGTGATCAAACTATTTAATACGCACGTCTTGTGTAGCTCATTAAACACTCGATGAAGATTGTCAAACACTGGATTTTCACAGGCACATCCTAACTCCACGGGGCAAAACATTCATCTTTACATATTCAGCTTACAGCATCTGAACTTTTAATTAACTCCAAATCCAAAAAAAGTATAGATTATATAAATCAAGTTCTATTTCTTGATTTGAGCCTGAAACCATCACAATTATAAATCCAAGTCACAACTTAAATCCAAACTGACTGTGACCATTCGTGACCATGGAAATATACAGTCTTGGCTATTGATGAACTAAAATCACATTGCAGAAATAATTTCCTGAACAACAGGTTGGAGGTTTATCAAATATTAAGTGAGACAGATCGGGAGCACCCCCTCGTATACGGGCCATCACAATAATGGAGCAGAAGTTCTTGTTGCCCGTCACAGCTTTGTTTTCCTGACCGACTCTGATTCAGTTTTTCTGTATGTTTAGTTATGAAAATGCAATATAAACTTCTTACAGCTAAttacatcatttttattttctcacctCTGAAATATCCTCTTTCTTTTTAGGATTATTCCTGTTTGCTTTGGGCTGTCCTCCACAAAATCCACAAAAAAATCAAACCAAAAGGATGACCTCAAAGGCATctaatgtgtgtgcacatgcatgcaaaaGCAgatatgtctgtatatgtgtgtctgtatatgtgtgtgaaagCATTGCTGTTCCTGAGGGAACCTGAACATCACAACTCTGCTCTGTGGATAGAGTCAAAGgatcaaaaacacattacataaaTATCCTCCTGGAAGCTGTACTGAGAAAGACTGAAAATGTCAGAACACTTTCCTCAATTATTCGCCCTTTTATGTTTCCTCCTCTAATTTCCCTTTTCTAAAGTCTCATTGTTCTTCTTCCAATGAATATCTTTTCAATGATTCCTTAAAGATCACCATATAGATTTTTACAGTGGTCagcatgataataataataataataataataaactttatttgtatagcccctttcatacaagaattgcagcccaaagtgcttcacagcaaacacataaaaatgagtacaaagttagacagaataagagcatctAAAGCCAATTTCAgttttattcattgtttaaaaGCAGACAATGTCAGTGAATGAATCAGATAATGTGACTCCCTAAAAGGCAAAACTCAAATAATCCTAATTTAGGCTCCTTATTTCTGAatgaatcaaaaacaaatagTACACTACAACACTCAGGAGATGATGTCTGTGAGCCTACTGGAGGAGCACTAATCAAACCACAGATATAATAtgtttgtcaaatcaaatcttATGAAAGTCAAGAGTCTATTTATAATCCACTGTCACCTTTGAGGCCTCTTAATACCTGCTTGTACGTTTTGTTGATTTGTAAAATGCTTGttcacatatttaattaaaagtgatatttaaaatgattactgCATGGAGTCGTGCCCCCTTATGACACAGACAATCATCTACAACGATGTACGTGTAGCAGAATGTAGAAAATCACCGtgtcatttacagtaaattTGTGTTATCCTGTGTTTTTAACATAAATGTAACAGTTTTGAAAATAGTATGTAAACATGTGGACAATAAGGTTTTGGTGGCGGTTGAGTTTCAGTAAGAAAACTTTGTGGATTTTGAAAGATGATGAATTTAGTGTCAAAGCAATGAAAGTGATCCACAGTTCAGTCCACTTCTCAATGTTGAGAAATGTGTGACcaattgtcatttgttttttaataaagcgGGCCTATTTCACAGCAGACTTTTTGATTTGCTACGAAAGCGTCCCAGTGAGTCACGGCAGGGTGACAGTGAGCTAGCATGCACACGACCAGGACCTGAAACTGAAACTGCCACATAGAATTAAACCATCATtagtttaattaattacatttgtgctttttctactgttacatttcaaatgtggtATGTGAAAGGGGTCTATGGTGTTCTACAAGGtgtatgtaaaataaagaaaaggcaCATTTAATTAAccttacatttaaatacaggtGAAAGCACTTCATATATGCAGATTAAAGTGTAATCACCAAACGATGGAAGGAAAACAGGCTCAGCACAGAGCAGCGCCAGGGGGCCTTCCtgcgcagtgtgtgtgcatgtgtgtgtgtgtgtgtgtgtgtcggcacaTGGGGATGTGGTGCAGGAGGTAGAATTAATTCTAACTAATGAGTTAATTATAATATCATCACATAGACTAGAAaaagggtcacacacacacacatatgaaacacacaaTGGGTACAAACAATGCACACACAAGGCACCAACAGGGAATATTCACACACCCCAGCACACACCTCCGTCCTACAGGCAGATATCGTGTTCAGACTGGACTCTGCTTGTTAGATTCTCAGTTCCACTTTTACGCAAAATCAAGTTTCTTCTCCATTATGGAATTATTGCCACTTTAGTGCACATGTTGCACGGATTCAAGTCActccaaacatttacaaaacaaagatcAAAAGCTGTATGTTTCTACCACTCGTCATTGTTTTGAGCTTTTTCGACTTCTCTGCTCGTTTGCTAACTAGTTTCCATGAGCTCTCAATCATGGTGCATGTTCAGCTGTTAAAACTAGGTCAGGTTGGTGAGCGGGGCCTGTTCTGTGCAGTCCGTTTTCAGCtgctactttgttttttttaaatatatttttgacaaCTGAAATTCATCCAACATTTGCAGCCAAATCCCAACAAGttggaaaaaggaaaatgtgaatCATTTTCTCAAGCCAATGAGATTTCTTGAAGAAGCGCTGTTAGGATATCATATTTTAACTACACGATTATCGCGGCCAAAACAATTCACTATATTGATATTATTGCGGTATCTATATATAGAATTTCTTTTTTGGGAGgcacaagtggccgaaatgggttttctcagacgggtggcgtctcccttagagatagggtgagaagctcagccatccgtgagagactcggagtagagccactgctcctttatgttgaaaggagccagttgaggtggttcatctagtaaggatgccacctgggcgcctccctagggaggtgttccaggcacgtccagctgggaggagaccccggggaagacccaggactcggtggagagattatatctcctcactggcctgggaacgcctcgggatcccccagtcggagctggaggatgtggcccggagaagggaagattggggttccttactggagctggaCCTgatccggataagcggtagacgatggatggacaaGGGTATTAAAGAGCATATAGTTCTACCACCACATCCGTACGTGATTATTCATTGAGCACACAGAGGAGGTGGAAGGTGATCTGCACAGAAGTTATTAAAGAAAAAGACGGTTCCTCTCAGTTGATTCATCAGACTTAAACTGACAAGGTCACAAGCCTTTCTTCACTACCATTCTCCTCGACACTACCGCTTTGCTGCTTCAGTGTTCAATGAGCTTTTGTTATCTACCTTGATCTTTATGACCTTTACCGTCTGACCCAGTAATCACTGTTCGCAGTCTCTGCAAGGTGACTCTTGGAAAATAGAAACCAATTATGAAATTATGTGATAACAACTCTGTGAGGAAAGTTTAATGGAACTCTACAcaatgaaatgacaaaacacaaaaggagGGCATTTACTATGATCGACCAGAAGTACAAAGCACAGAAGCATTTCACCAAACAAAGGAACAAAACCAAAGAAACTACTCAACAACAAGTGTGCAGCTGTTGCTATTGGAGTGTCAACACATATGTGAACAGTATTGTGTTGTGCTAAAATGTTTGATGAATCCCACATGTCTTTGTAGTTTGAAACTTATCATTTCGatttcatttataaatgaaaCCTGCAAAGATAATAGATCACTTGAGCAATTTCTCTTTTTGGTTGTCTAACAATCAGCACAATTAGCCGCCCATCCTCCTGCCATCAGAACAGCTTCCTTTCTCTAAATGCTTTTGACACAATGGGGCAATATCTACTATAAATACTATTTCAGCTCAGTGTGATATCAGTGTGTTATTCTGTATGTCAATTTGTGGCATAAATACGTAAGCATGCCTTCTGTTGTGTGAAATCTGGGGTTCTTTTAGCCTAACTTTAACACTATAAGTACGGCaatgtccaccactttggtccagataTTTTGCTATGCCTCCACAATTATCTTAtgcattgccatgaaatgtggtaAACACATCATTATATATAACCAATCTATTAGTTAGTTTAGATTCCGTGCATCATTTACTTTCTCTAGCTGACCTTTTAATTTTCAAGCTCATTGGCTCATGTTCTTTTAAAACTTGGAACCTAAATATAGTTTGTTACCTGGGGCCCAGtttcattacaaacacacacttttcgggcagctgtggctcaggagggtagagtggttcgatccccaagtgtctttgggcaagatactgaaccccaaattgctgtgtgtgagtgtgtgtgagtgtgtgtgtgtgtgaatggttatcacgactgatgagc from Cottoperca gobio unplaced genomic scaffold, fCotGob3.1 fCotGob3_399arrow_ctg1, whole genome shotgun sequence includes:
- the LOC115005923 gene encoding zinc finger protein 771-like; protein product: MFKKEKLKALVNERLKAAAEEIFSMFETTLKDYEEIVFRSKQEIDQHRRRLAARKAPLQPSVQEEDAPSEQDHCERKTDPSEDDQEPPQIKEELEDEVWTAQAGEKQQKEADTKDSMFNIVYVQRNDEDGRQDPHHDQEVENKGDCLPSGSSCGQFQSEPDKEDGDASSSDADMSEVSDDEWRDAGGVYSGVNRKQPQHETAERPYTCSICNKNFRIKSILTRHMKTHTGEKPYRCGVCGKSFIQRSYLQTHMNSHSGQKPHTCSFCGRGFTQVGNMNAHIRIHTGEKPHSCTDCGKSFREKADLIKHTIIHTGEKPYICTVCHMKFSAQSNLTRHMKTHSGERPYSCTDCGKRFIRRSHLIIHMKTHAGDNL